The Sedimentisphaera salicampi genome includes a region encoding these proteins:
- the tilS gene encoding tRNA lysidine(34) synthetase TilS: MNSFESKVLSALESVKELHRSTRLLAAFSGGPDSCALLEAAAVLQREGRFKRSIAALHINHNLRGEESNRDEEFAREFCEQRDIEFFSESADVTERAEEQNESVETAARNIRLAIFTDYCCKRGFDAVITGHHAGDNCETIIHRLQRGTGFRGLCGIRPARCVGGILLVSPLLFADKNEILEYCKEKDIPYAVDATNLTNHCRRNFIRNSLLPMISERHPDICEKLCLLSVEAARLDERVCREAQNSWHSTVIISEPDFVTVNRREFNALSVLVRQEIARRILISLGAGEDKLSKDHYSRILQRTGEAQSSKLQLPDDIYVFTNQDKIIFSILKTEGLSSVKIDAPGTFRFGVWQIELRKEDFDKTKFEKFLKEMPENTALFDADKTALPITARQRQAGDRFVPFGLNSPQRVNKFLIRAKVNRMERSNAVVFQDKTSKIIWVAPYRTSEEVKITERTRKILLIKLTRL, translated from the coding sequence GGTCAACACGCCTTCTTGCTGCTTTTTCGGGCGGCCCTGATTCCTGCGCTCTTCTGGAGGCAGCAGCCGTTCTCCAGAGGGAAGGAAGGTTTAAGCGTTCCATTGCAGCCCTGCATATTAACCACAATCTCCGCGGAGAAGAATCAAATAGGGATGAAGAGTTTGCCCGAGAATTCTGCGAACAGCGGGATATTGAATTTTTCAGCGAAAGCGCAGATGTTACTGAGAGAGCAGAAGAGCAAAATGAATCTGTGGAAACTGCGGCAAGAAATATCAGGCTCGCTATTTTCACCGATTACTGCTGCAAAAGAGGCTTCGATGCAGTTATTACTGGCCATCACGCCGGCGACAACTGCGAAACAATAATCCACCGCCTCCAGAGGGGCACGGGATTCAGGGGGCTCTGCGGAATCAGGCCTGCAAGATGTGTAGGCGGAATTTTGCTCGTAAGCCCGCTTCTCTTTGCCGATAAAAATGAGATCCTCGAATACTGTAAAGAAAAGGACATCCCTTACGCTGTTGATGCAACAAACCTCACCAATCACTGCCGCAGGAATTTTATACGCAATTCGCTCCTGCCAATGATCAGTGAGCGGCATCCGGATATCTGCGAGAAGCTGTGTCTGCTCAGCGTAGAGGCCGCAAGGCTCGATGAAAGGGTATGCAGAGAAGCGCAAAACTCCTGGCACAGCACTGTGATTATCAGCGAGCCGGATTTTGTAACGGTAAACCGCAGAGAATTCAATGCCCTGTCTGTGCTCGTGAGGCAGGAGATTGCCCGCAGGATTCTGATTAGCCTCGGTGCAGGAGAGGATAAGCTCAGCAAAGACCACTACAGCCGAATTCTGCAGCGGACGGGAGAGGCTCAAAGCTCAAAGCTCCAGCTCCCTGATGATATTTACGTTTTCACAAATCAGGATAAAATAATCTTTTCAATTTTGAAAACCGAAGGGCTCTCCAGCGTAAAAATTGACGCTCCCGGTACTTTCAGATTCGGAGTATGGCAGATTGAGCTGCGCAAGGAAGATTTCGACAAGACAAAATTCGAGAAATTTCTCAAAGAGATGCCGGAAAATACAGCTCTGTTCGATGCAGATAAAACCGCTCTGCCTATAACCGCAAGACAGAGGCAGGCCGGCGACAGGTTTGTGCCCTTCGGCCTCAATTCGCCCCAGAGGGTGAACAAATTTCTCATTCGAGCGAAGGTAAATCGTATGGAAAGGTCTAATGCGGTTGTATTCCAAGACAAAACAAGTAAAATAATATGGGTAGCACCGTACAGAACTTCAGAGGAAGTGAAAATAACGGAAAGAACAAGAAAGATTCTTTTAATAAAACTTACGAGGCTTTAA
- a CDS encoding peptidylprolyl isomerase, whose amino-acid sequence MSMYVNGEIVEDTLISEEMERMRPQYEQVFANMEQTERENQLKQWAKENLTEQFILKQEADKRDYDVAEEVQKTYSDLIEKAGGKDKFFEERGLDKSSEDEVLKDIELQTKIRRLVSEIQDSADAPTFEEIEDYYQGSKEKFVIPEMVRASHIVKHLAPGEENDEAYEELQGVLERIKNGEKDFAEFAAEYSECPDQGGDLGYFARGKMVEDFEDIAFGMEVGEVSEVFRTEFGFHIAKVTDRQPERQCGLDEVKDYIENQLQEQKKEEALEKFLDKHVKKASIEEK is encoded by the coding sequence ATGTCTATGTATGTAAACGGCGAAATAGTAGAAGATACGCTTATCAGCGAAGAGATGGAACGTATGCGTCCGCAGTACGAGCAGGTTTTTGCAAATATGGAACAGACAGAGCGCGAAAATCAGCTCAAGCAGTGGGCAAAGGAGAATCTCACAGAGCAGTTTATCCTCAAGCAGGAAGCTGACAAACGAGATTATGACGTAGCAGAAGAGGTTCAAAAAACCTACAGCGACCTTATCGAAAAGGCCGGCGGGAAAGACAAATTCTTCGAAGAAAGAGGCCTTGATAAATCCAGTGAGGATGAGGTGCTCAAGGATATTGAGCTGCAGACCAAAATCCGCAGGCTCGTTTCCGAGATTCAGGACTCAGCAGATGCCCCAACGTTCGAGGAAATCGAAGACTACTACCAGGGCAGCAAAGAGAAATTCGTGATACCGGAGATGGTTCGTGCGAGCCATATCGTCAAGCATCTTGCCCCGGGCGAGGAGAACGACGAGGCGTACGAAGAGCTTCAGGGCGTGCTCGAAAGGATCAAAAACGGCGAGAAAGATTTCGCTGAATTCGCAGCCGAATATTCAGAATGCCCAGATCAGGGCGGAGACCTCGGCTATTTCGCACGCGGGAAGATGGTGGAAGACTTCGAGGACATCGCATTCGGGATGGAAGTTGGCGAGGTTAGCGAGGTTTTCAGAACCGAATTTGGCTTCCATATCGCAAAAGTTACCGACAGACAGCCCGAAAGGCAGTGCGGGCTTGACGAAGTGAAAGACTACATCGAAAACCAGCTTCAGGAACAGAAAAAAGAAGAAGCTCTTGAAAAATTCCTCGATAAACACGTTAAGAAGGCGAGCATCGAAGAAAAGTAA
- a CDS encoding sulfatase-like hydrolase/transferase: MHKHTRRDFIKAAGCSLLSAQFAGGLSFAQTPAGGEKPNIIFILIDDMGYADPSCFGNPVMKTPNMDKLAKQGIRLTNFYVNAPVCSPTRVGLTTGQYPTRWGIHSYIASSTKNDNRNMADFLDLDAPSLARILKGSGYATAHIGKWHMGGGRDVDYAPFPSEYGFDESYVNFEGLGDRVLINGHGLSDQSGQLGKGDIKWADKHELTGIYVDKVIDFISRNKDKNFFINLWPDDVHTKHLPEKIGKWKNVTDNPHEQKFFAVLENLDEQIGRLMNALDSHGVAEDTLVVLVSDNGPTDGGNFYSDGWNPPGFTGKLRGRKLSLYEGGIRMPFIARWPGRIKAGSVNRKSVLCGMDMLPTLCSIAGAEVPESANPDGLNMSGALLGEAPIRDEPIFWHCGEPFFQPGTGSPFNSSPSLAVRDGDWKFLINPDGSEAQLYNLSDDISEQNNLFDQKPAKVSELWAKIRAWASDVGVPVQNNTPTRALDPVTIDLGRSKARAINTGVEVSESQGQQRFCFDGGSCLDVFIMDVPRLEDSGVMISAEAEPEAENGVLLAQGGGRTGYSLYLDSGKPAFCVCIAGSRTTITSSSSVPDGKFEIAANLKKNGRMELFVNGQLAASGQADSAFTRNAGDSLQIGADLISQVGSYTSENWFKGCLSNIRISAI; this comes from the coding sequence ATGCACAAACATACCAGAAGAGACTTTATAAAAGCGGCGGGCTGTTCATTGCTGTCCGCTCAATTTGCGGGCGGTTTATCATTTGCTCAAACCCCTGCCGGCGGCGAGAAGCCCAATATAATATTCATCCTTATTGATGATATGGGGTATGCCGATCCGAGCTGCTTCGGGAATCCGGTGATGAAAACGCCCAATATGGACAAGCTCGCAAAGCAGGGCATTAGGCTCACGAATTTCTATGTCAATGCGCCGGTCTGCTCGCCCACGAGAGTTGGGCTCACCACTGGGCAGTATCCAACTCGCTGGGGCATACATTCATACATTGCATCAAGCACGAAAAATGACAACAGAAATATGGCAGATTTTCTCGATCTCGATGCACCAAGCCTTGCGAGAATTCTCAAAGGCTCAGGATACGCCACTGCCCATATCGGCAAATGGCATATGGGCGGGGGAAGAGATGTGGATTACGCCCCGTTCCCCAGCGAATACGGCTTCGACGAAAGCTACGTGAATTTCGAAGGGCTTGGAGACAGGGTGCTCATCAATGGCCACGGCCTTTCAGACCAGAGCGGACAGCTCGGCAAGGGCGATATCAAATGGGCAGATAAACACGAGCTTACCGGCATCTACGTTGATAAGGTAATAGATTTCATAAGCCGCAATAAGGATAAAAACTTTTTCATCAACCTCTGGCCGGACGACGTGCACACCAAGCACCTGCCCGAGAAGATCGGCAAATGGAAAAACGTTACTGACAATCCGCACGAGCAGAAATTCTTCGCAGTGCTGGAGAATCTGGATGAGCAGATCGGCCGGCTGATGAATGCCCTTGACAGCCATGGGGTTGCAGAAGACACGCTTGTGGTGCTTGTGAGCGATAACGGGCCTACCGACGGAGGCAACTTCTACAGCGACGGCTGGAATCCGCCCGGATTTACAGGCAAACTCAGGGGCAGGAAACTGAGTCTGTATGAAGGCGGGATTCGTATGCCGTTTATAGCACGCTGGCCGGGGAGGATCAAGGCGGGCAGCGTGAACAGAAAGAGCGTTTTATGCGGGATGGATATGCTGCCTACGCTATGCAGCATTGCGGGGGCTGAAGTGCCGGAATCTGCAAACCCCGACGGGCTCAATATGAGCGGGGCTCTGCTTGGCGAGGCTCCGATCAGGGACGAGCCGATATTCTGGCATTGCGGCGAGCCCTTCTTCCAGCCCGGCACAGGCAGCCCCTTCAACAGCAGCCCGAGCCTTGCGGTTCGAGACGGGGATTGGAAGTTTCTGATAAATCCAGACGGCTCAGAAGCCCAGCTCTACAACCTCAGCGATGATATCTCCGAGCAGAACAACCTGTTTGACCAGAAGCCGGCAAAGGTAAGCGAGCTCTGGGCGAAGATCAGGGCTTGGGCGAGCGATGTTGGAGTGCCCGTGCAGAACAATACGCCAACTCGGGCATTGGATCCGGTAACAATTGATCTGGGCAGATCAAAGGCAAGGGCGATAAACACGGGCGTTGAGGTATCTGAATCTCAGGGGCAGCAGCGGTTCTGCTTTGATGGAGGGAGCTGTCTGGACGTGTTTATTATGGACGTACCGAGGCTTGAAGATTCGGGCGTGATGATTTCGGCTGAGGCGGAGCCGGAAGCTGAAAACGGGGTTCTGCTCGCTCAGGGCGGAGGCCGAACGGGATATTCACTCTATCTCGACAGCGGGAAGCCTGCCTTCTGCGTTTGCATTGCGGGCAGCCGAACAACGATAACATCATCGAGCAGCGTTCCTGACGGGAAGTTTGAGATAGCAGCAAATTTGAAGAAAAACGGACGTATGGAGCTTTTCGTTAATGGCCAGCTTGCTGCCTCAGGACAAGCGGATTCTGCGTTTACAAGAAACGCAGGAGACTCGCTCCAGATCGGAGCAGACCTTATATCACAGGTGGGCAGTTATACCTCGGAGAACTGGTTCAAGGGCTGCCTGAGCAATATCAGAATCAGTGCAATTTAA
- the thrS gene encoding threonine--tRNA ligase, protein MINIKLPDGKAIEAESGATIYEIVEKIGAGLAKAAVAAEVNGEKRDLSSKINEDAELKVITGRDEEGLEIMRHSCAHVMAEAILSLWPEAKLVYGPVVKDGFYYDIDLDKPISTEDFEAIESKMAEIVKADKPFKRIEMTREEGLREVSGDRYKTDNISRADGDVISFYYQGEGFRDLCRGPHVPSTSKIGAFKIMSVAGAYYRGDASEKMLQRVYGTCWRDKKELKKYLHRIEEAKKRDHRVLGKQLDLFSFHEEGPGFAFLHPKGMRIWNSIVSFWREVHDKYGYEEIKTPIMLNEQLWHRSGHWDNYQENMYFTSVEETNYAIKPMNCPGGCLVYNSAKHSYREFPLRYAELGLVHRYEPSGSLHGLVRVRQFTQDDAHIYCTPEQIQSEVVGVINLVFEMYSTFGFSDFHIELSTKPEKHIGSDEIWEKATNALRGALESKDIDFVVNEGDGAFYGPKIDFHVEDAIGRSWQLGTIQLDFSMPERFNLVYTAPDNTEKPPVMLHRAVLGSFERFMGILIEHYAGSMPLWLAPEQVRVLPISEKTNDYAQSVVHKLKEAGLRADIDLSDDKIGAKIAKAHADKLPYMMIAGPKEQEQNAVNLRTRSVKETLEADCDKVIAEIAKKAGSREAELEISL, encoded by the coding sequence ATGATTAACATAAAACTGCCTGACGGGAAGGCCATAGAGGCCGAATCAGGCGCCACGATATACGAGATAGTGGAAAAAATAGGCGCAGGGCTCGCAAAGGCGGCGGTTGCTGCTGAAGTGAACGGCGAGAAACGTGATCTCAGCTCGAAAATAAACGAAGACGCAGAGCTGAAGGTGATTACCGGCCGCGATGAAGAGGGGCTGGAGATTATGCGGCACAGCTGCGCGCATGTGATGGCGGAGGCAATCCTCTCGCTCTGGCCTGAGGCCAAGCTTGTTTACGGGCCTGTTGTTAAAGACGGTTTCTACTACGATATAGACCTTGATAAACCAATAAGCACAGAGGACTTCGAGGCCATCGAAAGCAAGATGGCTGAGATTGTTAAGGCGGACAAGCCTTTCAAACGAATCGAAATGACAAGAGAAGAAGGGCTCAGGGAAGTCTCCGGAGACCGCTACAAGACAGACAACATCAGCCGTGCAGATGGCGATGTTATAAGCTTCTACTATCAGGGAGAGGGCTTCAGAGATCTCTGCCGCGGCCCGCATGTACCGAGTACTTCCAAGATAGGTGCGTTCAAAATAATGAGCGTTGCAGGGGCCTACTACCGCGGGGACGCCTCAGAAAAGATGCTCCAGAGGGTGTACGGAACGTGCTGGAGGGATAAGAAAGAGCTCAAGAAATACCTCCACAGAATCGAAGAGGCGAAAAAGCGAGACCACAGGGTGCTCGGAAAGCAGCTCGATCTTTTCAGCTTTCATGAAGAAGGCCCCGGATTTGCCTTTCTGCACCCCAAAGGTATGCGTATATGGAACAGCATAGTAAGCTTCTGGCGGGAAGTGCACGATAAATACGGCTACGAAGAAATTAAAACCCCGATAATGCTCAATGAACAGCTCTGGCACAGATCCGGACACTGGGACAACTATCAGGAGAATATGTACTTCACCTCTGTGGAGGAAACGAACTACGCCATCAAGCCAATGAACTGCCCGGGCGGATGTCTCGTGTACAATTCGGCCAAACACTCCTATAGAGAATTCCCGCTCAGGTATGCCGAGCTCGGACTCGTGCACAGATACGAACCGAGCGGCTCGCTGCACGGGCTTGTGCGCGTCCGCCAGTTCACTCAGGATGATGCGCATATCTACTGCACTCCGGAGCAGATTCAGAGCGAGGTGGTGGGTGTTATAAATCTCGTTTTCGAGATGTACTCAACCTTCGGCTTCTCAGATTTCCATATTGAGCTGTCAACCAAACCCGAAAAGCACATCGGTTCGGATGAGATCTGGGAAAAGGCCACAAATGCCCTGAGAGGCGCCCTTGAAAGCAAGGATATAGATTTTGTGGTGAACGAAGGCGACGGGGCTTTCTACGGGCCTAAGATTGATTTCCATGTGGAAGATGCTATTGGCCGAAGCTGGCAGCTCGGTACAATCCAGCTTGATTTCTCAATGCCCGAGCGGTTTAACCTTGTTTACACAGCACCGGACAACACGGAAAAGCCGCCGGTAATGCTGCACAGGGCCGTTCTGGGCTCTTTCGAACGCTTTATGGGCATCCTTATCGAGCATTATGCCGGCTCTATGCCGCTATGGCTCGCTCCTGAGCAGGTGCGAGTGCTGCCTATAAGCGAAAAAACAAACGATTATGCTCAGTCTGTAGTTCACAAGCTCAAGGAGGCAGGCCTAAGGGCAGATATAGACCTTTCCGATGATAAAATCGGAGCAAAGATCGCAAAAGCCCATGCAGACAAGCTGCCATATATGATGATTGCAGGCCCGAAGGAACAGGAGCAGAATGCGGTGAACCTCAGGACAAGGTCAGTAAAAGAAACGCTCGAAGCAGACTGCGATAAAGTTATCGCAGAAATTGCAAAAAAGGCAGGTTCGCGTGAAGCAGAGCTTGAAATAAGCCTTTAA
- the infC gene encoding translation initiation factor IF-3, with translation MSKTNSTRVNERIKKGTPEVRLIDHENNQVGVVKTEQALDMAFEVGLDLVEVASNSEPPVCRIMDHGKWLYEQKRKQKQSRKKQHVVSLKEIRLRPEIGDNDRDVKVNHARKFLEKGDKVQFTLRFRGREMAHTDQGKELMETIAEMIKDVAKVDRAPNMQGRRMIMIVSPT, from the coding sequence ATCAGCAAGACTAACAGTACCAGGGTGAATGAGAGGATCAAAAAAGGAACTCCCGAAGTTCGCCTCATTGACCACGAAAACAATCAGGTAGGTGTTGTAAAAACAGAGCAGGCCCTTGATATGGCTTTTGAAGTGGGGCTCGATCTGGTGGAAGTGGCTTCTAATTCTGAACCGCCGGTTTGCAGGATTATGGACCACGGCAAATGGCTCTACGAACAGAAGAGAAAGCAGAAGCAGTCTCGAAAGAAGCAGCACGTGGTTAGCCTGAAGGAAATCAGGCTCAGGCCTGAGATTGGCGATAACGACAGGGACGTGAAAGTTAATCACGCACGTAAGTTCCTTGAGAAGGGTGATAAGGTGCAGTTTACCCTGCGTTTCAGAGGCAGGGAAATGGCGCATACCGATCAGGGCAAGGAACTGATGGAAACTATTGCCGAGATGATCAAAGACGTGGCCAAGGTGGACAGAGCCCCGAATATGCAGGGCAGAAGAATGATAATGATTGTCTCGCCTACCTGA
- a CDS encoding MjaI family restriction endonuclease, with protein MAKEWILNSAMNRFQLNFEKNVGPASENIRKCEPKTLQEWQNYYFQNVRSKEHIEELGRKLYVKITEVIQAEVEEITEQDCIEYIFKMVIDRTYDGYVTEINTVYGQLEQKIGCKIEPAPDEWDRLYNVDFYIKIKDNYLGIQIKPVSEGIQLSQIFKERGLQADSHCQFREDFGGKVFYVFSSKVNGKKVIRNHEVVEEIKEEIRRLEA; from the coding sequence ATGGCAAAAGAGTGGATTTTGAACAGTGCAATGAACAGGTTTCAACTGAATTTCGAAAAGAATGTTGGACCAGCGTCTGAAAACATAAGGAAATGCGAACCCAAAACCCTTCAGGAATGGCAAAATTATTATTTCCAAAACGTCCGCTCCAAAGAACACATAGAAGAATTAGGCAGAAAGCTCTATGTTAAAATTACAGAAGTTATACAAGCAGAAGTTGAAGAAATCACAGAGCAGGACTGCATTGAATATATATTCAAAATGGTTATAGACCGAACCTATGACGGGTATGTAACAGAGATAAACACTGTTTACGGCCAGCTTGAACAGAAAATTGGCTGCAAGATTGAACCTGCCCCCGATGAATGGGACAGACTCTACAATGTAGATTTTTACATTAAGATAAAAGACAATTATTTGGGGATTCAAATCAAACCTGTCAGCGAAGGGATTCAGCTTTCGCAAATCTTCAAAGAAAGAGGCTTGCAGGCAGATTCACACTGCCAATTCAGAGAAGATTTCGGCGGCAAGGTTTTCTATGTATTTTCCTCAAAAGTAAACGGGAAAAAGGTTATAAGAAACCATGAGGTTGTAGAAGAAATTAAAGAGGAAATCAGGCGTCTGGAAGCTTAG
- a CDS encoding DNA methyltransferase: MKTNHLIINGDSRHMAELKDESIGLAITSPPYWQLKDYGSNNQIGFNDSYEDYINNLNLVWKECYRVLKNGSRLCINIGDQFARAVYYGRYKVIPIRTEIIKFCETIGFDYMGAIIWQKKTTTNTTGGASLMGSYPYPKNGILSIDYEFILLFKKLGKPAKPTKEQKEQSKMTKEEWRSYFTGHWHFGGAKQDGHIAMFPEELPKRLIKMFSFVDETVLDPFLGSGTTTLAAKKLNRNSAGYEVNPEFIPLIKKKFDIGKGELFESSEVQFKTQETKQLDYNREIEKLPYIFKDSHSFDKKIDPKKLQFGSKLDNSRKDKNLEEEYYSVKEIISPKLVQLKNGLVIRLLGIKEKQGANGQAMDFLRLKTKGQKVFLKYDQEKYDQNNNLMAYLYLKNKTFVNAHLIKKGLAEAEKAIDYKEKSKFIKLEEENGKRVDFEQCNEQVSTEFRKECWTSV, encoded by the coding sequence ATGAAAACCAACCACTTAATAATAAACGGCGACAGCCGACATATGGCTGAACTGAAAGATGAATCAATCGGTTTAGCAATAACATCTCCCCCCTACTGGCAGCTGAAAGATTACGGTTCCAACAATCAAATCGGTTTTAATGACAGCTACGAGGATTACATAAACAACCTTAACCTCGTATGGAAAGAATGTTACAGGGTTCTAAAAAACGGCAGCCGCTTGTGCATAAATATCGGGGACCAGTTTGCCAGAGCTGTTTACTACGGCAGGTACAAGGTTATCCCAATCAGAACGGAAATTATCAAGTTCTGCGAAACTATAGGTTTCGATTATATGGGGGCTATTATATGGCAGAAGAAAACTACCACTAACACAACAGGCGGCGCTTCACTTATGGGAAGCTACCCATACCCAAAAAACGGCATTCTCTCAATAGATTATGAGTTCATCTTGCTTTTCAAAAAACTCGGCAAGCCGGCAAAACCTACAAAAGAACAAAAAGAGCAGTCAAAAATGACCAAGGAGGAATGGCGCAGCTATTTTACAGGCCACTGGCATTTCGGCGGAGCAAAACAAGACGGACATATAGCAATGTTCCCAGAAGAATTGCCGAAAAGGCTTATTAAAATGTTTTCTTTTGTTGATGAAACTGTATTAGACCCCTTCCTTGGGAGCGGCACTACAACACTGGCTGCGAAAAAACTCAATCGTAATTCTGCGGGGTATGAAGTTAATCCGGAATTTATCCCCCTTATAAAGAAAAAATTTGATATCGGTAAAGGTGAGCTTTTTGAAAGTTCAGAAGTTCAGTTTAAAACGCAGGAAACTAAGCAGCTGGATTACAACAGAGAGATTGAAAAACTTCCTTATATTTTTAAAGACAGTCATAGTTTTGATAAAAAGATAGATCCCAAAAAGCTTCAGTTTGGCTCTAAGCTTGATAACAGCAGGAAAGACAAAAACCTTGAAGAAGAATATTATTCCGTGAAGGAAATCATATCTCCCAAACTGGTTCAATTAAAGAATGGACTTGTTATTCGACTGCTGGGAATAAAAGAAAAACAGGGAGCAAATGGGCAGGCAATGGATTTTCTCCGCCTGAAAACAAAGGGACAGAAAGTATTCCTAAAATATGATCAAGAAAAATACGACCAAAACAACAATCTTATGGCGTATCTGTATCTCAAGAATAAAACTTTTGTAAACGCGCATTTAATCAAAAAGGGCTTAGCCGAAGCCGAAAAGGCTATTGATTATAAAGAGAAAAGTAAGTTTATAAAATTGGAAGAAGAAAATGGCAAAAGAGTGGATTTTGAACAGTGCAATGAACAGGTTTCAACTGAATTTCGAAAAGAATGTTGGACCAGCGTCTGA
- the queC gene encoding 7-cyano-7-deazaguanine synthase QueC — protein MQEKNKAVVLLSGGLDSGTTAQIASSEGLEIYAMSFSYGQRHTVELQAARKIAEFCEAEEHRIIDIDLGKLGGSALTDNAIDVPKDRSESEISSGVPATYVPVRNLVFLSYALAWAEVLGAYHIFIGVNSLDYSGYPDCRPEFIESFEKTANLASAASAEGKGRFKINAPLMHKTKAEIILEGTRLGFDYSLTHSCYDPDENGLACGKCDSCLLRLKGFKEAGLTDPIKYQRY, from the coding sequence ATGCAGGAGAAAAACAAAGCCGTTGTCCTTCTTTCAGGCGGCCTCGATTCAGGCACAACAGCCCAGATCGCTTCAAGCGAGGGGCTTGAGATATATGCGATGAGCTTCTCGTACGGCCAGAGGCATACTGTAGAGCTTCAGGCTGCGCGGAAAATCGCAGAATTCTGCGAAGCCGAGGAGCACCGGATTATTGACATAGACCTCGGCAAGCTCGGGGGCTCCGCCCTGACGGATAATGCAATTGATGTTCCCAAAGACAGGAGCGAGAGCGAGATTTCCTCAGGCGTTCCCGCTACATACGTACCGGTAAGAAACCTTGTATTCCTCAGCTATGCCCTTGCTTGGGCGGAGGTGCTCGGGGCGTACCATATCTTTATCGGCGTGAACAGCCTCGATTATTCCGGCTATCCGGACTGCCGGCCCGAGTTTATCGAATCTTTCGAGAAAACCGCCAACCTCGCCTCTGCCGCATCCGCTGAGGGCAAGGGCAGGTTCAAAATCAATGCTCCGCTTATGCACAAAACGAAGGCCGAGATAATCCTCGAAGGCACGAGGCTTGGCTTCGACTACTCCCTAACCCACAGCTGCTACGATCCGGACGAAAACGGCCTCGCCTGCGGAAAATGCGACAGCTGCCTCCTCCGGCTCAAAGGCTTCAAAGAAGCCGGCCTAACCGACCCGATAAAATATCAGCGGTATTGA